Proteins encoded by one window of Anas platyrhynchos isolate ZD024472 breed Pekin duck chromosome 14, IASCAAS_PekinDuck_T2T, whole genome shotgun sequence:
- the MZB1 gene encoding marginal zone B- and B1-cell-specific protein has translation MRPVLAACVALSLVLGPGAGDGCEDPPSPSFSRSVPAPQLSAEELHSPHMPQALRCDACYAIAFQLEEQLSKAEAKLGRKALRESDYVEVLERSCSQSWELYGVQELNGEKRLTGPGLQSQQPLSVVMTGGPWPSRLAKMCHSFVGEQGEEQLYGAHRRGPSALRELLCHGEKGPCAPPAGGKAGRPAPPKALQNEL, from the exons ATGCGCCCCGTGCTGGCGGCGTGCGTGGCCCTGAGCCTGGTGttggggccgggggccggggatGGGTGTGAGGACCCCCCGTCCCCGTCCTTCTCCCGCTCCGTCCCCGCGCCCCAGCTGAGTGCCGAGGAGCTGCACTCGCCCCACATGCCCCAGGCCCTGCGCTGCGACGCCTGCTACGCCATCGCCTTCCAG ctggaggagcagctgagcaAGGCGGAGGCGAAGCTGGGCAGGAAGGCGCTGCGTGAGTCCGACTACGTGGaggtgctggagaggagctgctcgcagagctgggagct CTACGGCGTGCAGGAGCTGAACGGGGAGAAGCGGCtgacggggccggggctgcagagccagcagcccctgagCGTGGTGATGACGGGGGGCCCGTGGCCCAGCAG GCTGGCCAAGATGTGCCACAGCTTCGTGGGCGAGCAGGGCGAGGAGCAGCTCTACGGGGCGCACCGACGAGGCCCCTCGGCGCTGCGGGAGCTGCTGTGCCACGGCGAGAAGGGGCCCTGCGCCCCCCCAGCAGGGGGCAAAGCGGGGCGCCCGGCCCCCCCCAAGGCGCTGCAGAACGAGCTGTAG
- the PROB1 gene encoding proline-rich basic protein 1 yields MIPRGKRDAGRPAELPDPEGIAEGRRSAWEEDGRLSVLPRDDLPKSMSDSSVSSYHSALCSETTDTFKDCLEFLEEEDTGRHAATPPQGPPVGPPPHGPVPSPRLERGRQAQLSVTAKNSSAPGRGGRMGPLRGDRPPAAAFVDRPGAAAPGTMLGEGRRARRSGGASDSDEADGEVRALTARSFRSLSGLPGTRLDMCSSHTSSSLSNSLSEDGGGGRRWAGCGEPRGAELSGLTGKELFECVDVELESSDAKKGHGKKRTVPKRQIQLKRKERKDPGFFPWGDASAPQPLPPTRKEPPGKGRAVGEDFRFNYKQFMKTASLDDASSKTRMASSLVKNVLAKKMQYEQWINKMEQKSLRGSSTSSGPSSVGTDLLGDGLEGKSSSLSKSDCSISAEDMRCPRGCERLGAASTTRPAKGVVLSEATRENVCKLKTTFNELNERMKYQEVMQCQRLPAEEHTTERTRYRRARALFEGYAGDRKPLDITPKFEKVQKPWPSLKQRAIRPSRPEVVPFEPKSLAFPDVPPRGVFTSRAQEVKLVPQSRWEEKPPPAPREPPSPSTPAAAPAEPGNKGKVQIPQPRDVRKLLKSSYSLCFGTTHGPPAPGPVGESTGEPTPPSPLVIHCTSVCRREPVPSLVPPADRDVGTAGGRETEVAHAEGTATVTSSRPARGSPVHITKVQSTRREVAATEGPQLSPAASPACRQRSEIRVPPRAGSGGDTHVESHLHVLVGPRPPPVSGEGSGARSSAVLRTEKTLVLPPPPSPTEGEEERGHGVAAGDGVAGDQHRGGKDGPGDGQDARAVKPAVRSAVKPPASEPGSWLASAGSRGAAEGTGPAVPIRAREAGNGPSVPTAPLPTRPPDRRESWEHVTKWPGASEPHHNAAPVENTNYLTIPVKAPKSSPVPKLPSLPNPATASFGAPLAPHPASVAFGTPSVPTLPTASFGTPSVPNPPTASFGTPSVPNPATASFGTPSVPNPATASFGTPLVPNPPTASFGTPSVPNPATASFGTAAVPNLASTSFGTPLVPSATNSPFGFPSASSMSFGTPSVPNLTNTSFGTPLIPYPVSASFMTPLVPNPATASFGTASVPRLANSTFGTPLAPNLPSAPFATPSIPKPASSSFGTPSATNPVPASLGSPSVPSLASAPLGTGVSALPAGESPWSKPFPEPPRPRPPEPVAAAVPQPPAQPQPRLEDAPRRTEGSSPSNKSAPSPTRPFNQRKMLVDPDSGKCYYMEPPRQPQLKMLYDPETGQYVEVLIPPVPVASHAGLYQAPFNPLLYSLPYVPYSSFPGLPAPAPPAAPSPAQPDLQGQLPAAENPGGFSGTFSPDPKGEGPPAASGPDCGYLESLYYIPTGMRASPGPGQPPARASPAGPEQGPLPPL; encoded by the coding sequence ATGATCCCCCGCGGCAAGAGGGACGCCGGCCGCCCCGCCGAGCTGCCTGACCCCGAAGGCATCGCCGAAGGACGTCGGTCCGCCTGGGAGGAGGACGGCCGCCTGTCCGTCCTGCCCCGCGACGACCTCCCCAAGAGCATGTCCGACTCCTCCGTCTCCTCCTACCACTCGGCGCTGTGCTCGGAGACAACAGACACCTTCAAGGACTGCCTGGAGTTCCTGGAAGAGGAGGACACGGGCCGCCACGCCGCCACACCACCTCAGGGTCCCCCCGTGGGCCCCCCGCCGCACGGCCCCGTCCCCAGCCCGCGGCTGGAGCGCGGCCGGCAGGCTCAGCTGTCCGTCACCGCTAAGAATAGCTCGGCGCCAGGCCGCGGGGGCAGGATGGGTCCCCTCCGCGGGGACCGGCCGCCCGCCGCTGCCTTTGTGGACCGGCCGGGCGCGGCGGCACCGGGGACGATGCTCGGCGAGGGGCGGCGGGCCAGGCGGAGCGGCGGGGCCAGCGACTCGGACGAGGCCGACGGCGAGGTGCGGGCGCTGACAGCCAGGTCGTTCCGAAGCCTCTCGGGCCTTCCCGGCACCCGGCTGGACATGTGCAGCTCCCACAcctcctccagcctctccaACTCGCTGTCGGAGGACGGCGGTGGAGGGCGGCGGTGGGCAGGctgcggggagccccggggtgcCGAGCTGTCTGGGCTGACGGGGAAGGAGCTGTTTGAGTGCGTGGATGTGGAGCTGGAGAGCAGCGACGCCAAGAAGGGGCACGGCAAGAAGAGGACCGTCCCCAAGCGGCAGATCCAGCTcaagaggaaggagaggaaggatcCAGGGTTCTTCCCCTGGGGGGATGCCTCAGCCCCCCAgccgctgccccccaccagaaAGGAGCCCCCAGGCAAGGGCAGAGCCGTCGGTGAGGACTTCAGGTTCAACTACAAGCAGTTCATGAAGACGGCCTCCCTGGACGATGCCTCCAGCAAGACCCGGATGGCCTCCAGCCTGGTGAAAAATGTCCTCGCCAAGAAGATGCAGTACGAGCAGTGGATTAATAAGATGGAGCAGAAATCGCTGAGGGGCAGCTCGACCTCCTCAGGGCCGTCCTCAGTCGGCACCGACCTGCTCGGGGATGGCCTGGAGGGCAAGTCCAGCTCGCTCTCCAAGTCCGACTGCAGCATCTCCGCCGAGGACATGCGGTGTCCTCGGGGCTGTgagaggctgggggctgccagcaccACCCGGCCGGCCAAGGGGGTCGTGCTGAGCGAGGCGACAAGGGAGAATGTCTGCAAGCTGAAGACGACCTTCAACGAGCTCAACGAGAGGATGAAGTACCAGGAGGTGATGCAGTGCCAGCGCCTGCCCGCCGAGGAGCACACGACGGAGAGGACCCGCTACCGGCGAGCGCGCGCCCTGTTCGAAGGCTACGCTGGGGACAGGAAGCCGCTGGACATCACCCCAAAATTTGAGAAAGTGCAGAAGCCGTGGCCCAGCTTGAAGCAGCGAGCCATCCGCCCCAGCAGGCCCGAAGTAGTCCCGTTTGAGCCCAAGAGCTTGGCGTTTCCTGATGTGCCACCCCGGGGCGTCTTCACATCCCGGGCGCAGGAGGTGAAGCTGGTGCCGCAGAGCCGGTGGGAGGAGAAGCCACCGCCAGCACCCCGAGAGCCACCGAGCCCCAGCACCCCCGCGGCCGCCCCTGCTGAACCGGGGAACAAAGGCAAGGTGCAAATCCCGCAGCCGCGGGACGTGCGCAAGCTGCTGAAGAGCAGCTACAGCCTCTGCTTTGGCACCACCCACGGCCCCCCGGCCCCTGGCCCCGTCGGGGAAAGCACGGGGGAGCCCACGCCACCATCCCCGCTCGTCATCCACTGCACCTCCGTCTGCCGCCGTGAGCCGGTGCCGAGCCTCGTGCCACCGGCAGACAGGGACGTGGGGACAGCTGGTGGCCGAGAGACGGAGGTGGCACATGCTGAGGGCACGGCGACGGTCACCAGCAGCCGCCCCGCGCGGGGCTCGCCCGTGCACATCACAAAAGTCCAGTCCACGCGGAGAGAGGTGGCTGCCACCGAGGGTCcccagctcagccctgctgcgTCCCCTGCGTGTCGCCAGCGGAGCGAGATCAGGGTGCCACCGCGTGCGGGGAGCGGAGGGGACACACACGTGGAGTCCCACCTGCACGTCCTGGTCGGCCCACGGCCCCCGCCGGTGTCCGGGGAGGGCTCTGGGGCTCGGAGCAGCGCGGTGCTGCGGACGGAGAAGACCCTCGTCCTCCCACCGCCACCGAGCCCCACCGAGGGAGAGGAGGAACGCGGTCATGGTGTCGCTGCAGGGGATGGCGTCGCAGGGGACCAGCACCGTGGTGGCAAGGACGGCCCAGGGGATGGCCAGGACGCCCGTGCCGTGAAACCAGCGGTGAGAAGTGCGGTAAAGCCACCCGCCAGCGAGCCGGGCAGCTGGCTGGCCTCGGCGGGGAGCCGTGGTGCTGCAGAGGGCACCGGCCCCGCTGTCCCAATTCGAGCGAGGGAGGCTGGCAATGGTCCCTCTGTCCCCACCGCGCCACTCCCCACCAGGCCACCGGACCGGAGGGAGAGCTGGGAGCACGTAACGAAGTGGCCGGGAGCCAGCGAGCCGCACCATAACGCTGCCCCAGTGGAGAACACCAACTACTTGACAATTCCCGTGAaagcccccaaatcctccccagtGCCAAAGCTGCCCTCGCTTCCCAACCCGGCCACCGCATCCTTTGGGGCTCCCTTAGCTCCCCATCCAGCCAGTGTGGCCTTTGGGACCCCTTCTGTCCCCACTTTACCCACTGCATCATTTGGGACCCCCTCGGTCCCTAATCCACCTACCGCATCATTTGGGACCCCTTCAGTCCCTAATCCAGCCACTGCATCGTTTGGGACACCCTCAGTCCCAAATCCAGCCACTGCATCATTTGGGACCCCCTTGGTCCCTAATCCACCCACTGCCTCATTTGGGACCCCCTCGGTCCCCAATCCAGCCACCGCATCCTTTGGGACCGCTGCAGTCCCCAACTTGGCCAGCACATCCTTTGGGACTCCTTTGGTCCCCAGTGCAACCAACTCACCTTTTGGCTTCCCATCAGCCTCCAGCATGTCCTTTGGCACTCCCTCGGTCCCCAACCTGACCAACACATCTTTTGGGACACCTTTGATCCCCTACCCTGTGAGTGCATCCTTTATGACCCCCTTGGTCCCCAATCCAGCCACTGCATCCTTTGGGACCGCTTCAGTCCCAAGGCTGGCCAACTCAACCTTTGGGACCCCCTTGGCCCCCAACCTACCCAGTGCACCCTTTGCGAccccctccatccccaaacCAGCCAGCTCATCCTTTGGGACCCCCTCGGCCACCAACCCAGTCCCTGCTTCCCTTGGGTCCCCGTCAGTCCCCAGCCTGGCTAGCGCCCCACTGGGGACCGGTGTGTCCGCCCTGCCTGCTGGGGAATCCCCGTGGAGCAAACCCttccccgagcccccccggccccggccccccgaGCCTGTGGCCGCTGCGGtgccgcagcccccagcccagccccagcctcgcCTGGAGGATGCTCCCCGGAGGACCGAGGGCTCCTCGCCAAGCAACAAGAGCGCGCCGAGCCCCACGCGGCCCTTCAATCAACGCAAGATGCTGGTCGATCCCGACAGCGGCAAATGCTACTACATGGAGCCGCCGCGGCAGCCCCAGCTGAAGATGCTCTACGACCCCGAGACGGGGCAGTACGTGGAGGTGCTCATCCCACCGGTGCCCGTGGCATCGCACGCAGGGCTCTACCAAGCTCCCTTCAACCCCCTGCTCTACAGCCTGCCCTACGTGCCCtacagcagcttcccagggctGCCGGCACCCGCGCcacccgccgccccctccccggcacaGCCTGacctgcagggccagctgcCGGCTGCCGAAAACCCCGGGGGCTTCTCTGGGACCTTCAGCCCCGATCCCAAGGGCGAGGGGCCACCCGCTGCATCGGGGCCCGACTGCGGGTACCTGGAGAGCCTGTACTACATCCCCACGGGGATGCgggccagccccggccccggccagCCCCCCGCCCGCGCCAGCCCTGCCGGCCCCGAGCAGGGGCCACTGCCCCCGCTGTGa
- the PAIP2 gene encoding polyadenylate-binding protein-interacting protein 2: protein MKDPSRSSTSPSIISEDVIINGHSHEDDNPFAEYMWMENEEEFNRQIEEELWEEEFIERCFQEMLEEEEEHEWFIPARDLPQTMDQIQDQFNDLVISDSSSLEDLVVKSNLNPNAKEFVPGVKYLNI, encoded by the exons ATGAAAGATCCAAGTCGCAGCAGCACTAGCCCCAGCATCATCAGCGAAGATGTGATTATCAACGGGCACTCCCACGAAGATGACAATCCCTTCGCGGAGTACATGTGGATGGAGAACGAAGAGGAGTTCAACAGGCAG ATCGAAGAGGAGTTGTGGGAAGAAGAGTTTATTGAGCGCTGTTTCCAGGAGATgctggaagaagaggaggagcacGAGTGGTTTATTCCAGCCCGTGATCTCCCACAAACAATGGATCAAATCCAGGACCAGTTCAATGACCTTGTTATCAGTGACAGCTCATCACTGGAGGATCTGGTG gTCAAGAGTAATCTGAATCCAAACGCAAAGGAGTTTGTTCCTGGGGTGAAGTACTTAAATATTTGA
- the SLC23A1 gene encoding solute carrier family 23 member 1 isoform X2 translates to MGTHSGDLPQPQPQGPAVDAVPPPARQQFDMLYKIEDVPPWYLCILLGFQHYLTCFSGTIAVPFLLAESLCVGKDQLTVSYLIGTIFTCVGITTLIQTTVGIRLPLFQASALAFLVPAKSILALEKWRCPPEEEIYGNWTLPLNTSHIWQPRMREIQGAIVVSSLVEVVIGLLGLPGALLSYIGPLTVTPTVALIGLSVFQAAGERAGSHWGIAALSIVLIVLFAQYLRNVTIRLPGYRWGRGFVLLRVQIFKMFPIILAIMVVWLLCYLLTRTGVFPSSPEEYGYKARTDARGEILSVAPWFRVPYPCQWGLPTVTSAAVLGMFSATLAGIIESIGDYYSCARLAGAPAPPVHAINRGIFTEGISCIIAGLLGTGNGSTSSSPNIGVLGITKVGSRRVIQYGAGIMIVLGTIGKFTALFASLPDPILGGMFCTLFGMITAVGLSNLQFVDMNSSRNLFVLGFSMFFGLTLPNYLDSNPKAINTGVAELDQILTVLLTTEMFVGGSLAFILDNTIPGTREERGLVQWKAGAHADSTSSASLRSYDFPFGMGTVRRCRWLRHVPICPLFTGFSWRPGKSRAAVAEGAQEGTDGLVVCTKV, encoded by the exons ATGGGGACCCACTCGGGAgacctgccccagccccagccccag GGCCCCGCGGTGGATgccgtcccccccccagcccggcagCAGTTCGACATGCTCTACAAGATCGAGGACGTGCCCCCCTGGTACCTCTGCATCCTGCTGGGCTTCCAG CATTACCTGACCTGCTTCAGCGGCACCATCGCCGTCCCCTTCCTGCTGGCCGAGAGCCTGTGCGTGGGCAAGGACCAGCTCACCGTCAGCTACCTCATCGGCACCATCTTCACCTGCGTGGGCATCACCACCCTCATCCAGACCACCGTGGGCATCAG GCTGCCCCTGTTCCAGGCGAGCGCTCTGGCCTTCCTCGTCCCCGCCAAGTCCATCCTGGCGCTGGAGAAGTGGCGCTGCCCGCCTGAAG AGGAGATCTATGGCAACTGGACGCTGCCGCTCAACACCTCCCACATCTGGCAGCCCCGCATGCGAGAG ATCCAGGGGGCCATCGTGGTGTCCAGCCTGGTGGAGGTGGTGATcgggctgctggggctccccGGGGCGCTGCTCAGCTACATCGGGCCGCTGACCGTCACCCCCACCGTCGCCCTCATCGGCCTCTCCGTCTTCCAGGCTGCCGGCGAGCGGGCCGGCTCGCACTGGGGCATCGCGGCGCT GTCCATCGTCCTCATCGTCCTCTTCGCCCAGTACCTGAGGAACGTCACCATCCGCCTGCCCGGCTACCGCTGGGGACGGGGCTTCGTCCTGCTGCGCGTGCAGATCTTCAAGATGTTCCCA ATCATCCTGGCCATCATGGTGGTGTGGCTGCTCTGCTACCTGCTGACGCGCACCGGCgtcttccccagcagccccgaGGAGTACGGCTACAAGGCCAGGACGGACGCGCGCGGGGAGATCCTCTCGGTGGCACCCTGGTTCCGTGTCCCCTACCCCT GTCAGTGGGGGCTGCCCACGGTGACCTCGGCGGCCGTGCTGGGCATGTTCAGCGCCACGCTGGCCGGCATCATCGAGTCCATCGGGGATTACTACTCCTGCGCGCGGCTGGCGGGGGCGCCCGCTCCCCCGGTGCACGCCATCAACAG GGGCATTTTCACCGAGGGCATCTCCTGCATCATCGCGGGGCTGCTGGGAACCGGCAACGGctccacctcctccagccccaaCATCGGGGTGCTGGGCATCACCAAG gtggggagcaggagggtgaTCCAGTACGGCGCCGGGATCATGATCGTCCTGGGGACCATCGGCAAGTTCACGGCGCTGTTCGCATCGCTGCCAGACCCCATCCTGGGCGGGATGTTCTGCACGCTGTTCG GCATGATCACGGCCGTCGGCCTCTCCAACCTGCAGTTTGTCGACATGAATTCCTCCCGCAACCTCTTCGTGCTGGGCTTCTCCATGTTTTTCGGGCTGACGCTGCCCAACTACCTGGATTCCAACCCCAAGGCCATTAACACAG GCGTCGCTGAGCTGGACCAGATCCTGACGGTGCTGCTGACGACCGAGATGTTTGTGGGGGGCTCCCTCGCCTTCATCCTGGACAACACCATCCCGG GGACGCGCGAGGAGCGGGGACTGGTGCAGTGGAAGGCGGGCGCCCACGCCGACAGCACGTCCTCGGCCAGCCTGAGGAGCTACGACTTCCCCTTCGGGATGGGCACGGTGCGGCGGTGCCGCTGGCTGCGCCACGTGCCCATCTGCCCGCTCTTCACCGGCTTCAGCTGGCGGCCGGGCAAAAGCCGCGCGGCGGTGGCCGAGGGCGCGCAGGAGGGCACCGACGGCCTCGTCGTCTGCACCAAGGTGTGA
- the SLC23A1 gene encoding solute carrier family 23 member 1 isoform X1, whose product MGTHSGDLPQPQPQDASPALARVPAGPPRPHGTGRGPAVDAVPPPARQQFDMLYKIEDVPPWYLCILLGFQHYLTCFSGTIAVPFLLAESLCVGKDQLTVSYLIGTIFTCVGITTLIQTTVGIRLPLFQASALAFLVPAKSILALEKWRCPPEEEIYGNWTLPLNTSHIWQPRMREIQGAIVVSSLVEVVIGLLGLPGALLSYIGPLTVTPTVALIGLSVFQAAGERAGSHWGIAALSIVLIVLFAQYLRNVTIRLPGYRWGRGFVLLRVQIFKMFPIILAIMVVWLLCYLLTRTGVFPSSPEEYGYKARTDARGEILSVAPWFRVPYPCQWGLPTVTSAAVLGMFSATLAGIIESIGDYYSCARLAGAPAPPVHAINRGIFTEGISCIIAGLLGTGNGSTSSSPNIGVLGITKVGSRRVIQYGAGIMIVLGTIGKFTALFASLPDPILGGMFCTLFGMITAVGLSNLQFVDMNSSRNLFVLGFSMFFGLTLPNYLDSNPKAINTGVAELDQILTVLLTTEMFVGGSLAFILDNTIPGTREERGLVQWKAGAHADSTSSASLRSYDFPFGMGTVRRCRWLRHVPICPLFTGFSWRPGKSRAAVAEGAQEGTDGLVVCTKV is encoded by the exons ATGGGGACCCACTCGGGAgacctgccccagccccagccccag GACGCCAGCCCTGCCCTCGCCCGTGTCCCCGCCGGCCCCCCGCGTCCCCACGGGACGGGCAGG GGCCCCGCGGTGGATgccgtcccccccccagcccggcagCAGTTCGACATGCTCTACAAGATCGAGGACGTGCCCCCCTGGTACCTCTGCATCCTGCTGGGCTTCCAG CATTACCTGACCTGCTTCAGCGGCACCATCGCCGTCCCCTTCCTGCTGGCCGAGAGCCTGTGCGTGGGCAAGGACCAGCTCACCGTCAGCTACCTCATCGGCACCATCTTCACCTGCGTGGGCATCACCACCCTCATCCAGACCACCGTGGGCATCAG GCTGCCCCTGTTCCAGGCGAGCGCTCTGGCCTTCCTCGTCCCCGCCAAGTCCATCCTGGCGCTGGAGAAGTGGCGCTGCCCGCCTGAAG AGGAGATCTATGGCAACTGGACGCTGCCGCTCAACACCTCCCACATCTGGCAGCCCCGCATGCGAGAG ATCCAGGGGGCCATCGTGGTGTCCAGCCTGGTGGAGGTGGTGATcgggctgctggggctccccGGGGCGCTGCTCAGCTACATCGGGCCGCTGACCGTCACCCCCACCGTCGCCCTCATCGGCCTCTCCGTCTTCCAGGCTGCCGGCGAGCGGGCCGGCTCGCACTGGGGCATCGCGGCGCT GTCCATCGTCCTCATCGTCCTCTTCGCCCAGTACCTGAGGAACGTCACCATCCGCCTGCCCGGCTACCGCTGGGGACGGGGCTTCGTCCTGCTGCGCGTGCAGATCTTCAAGATGTTCCCA ATCATCCTGGCCATCATGGTGGTGTGGCTGCTCTGCTACCTGCTGACGCGCACCGGCgtcttccccagcagccccgaGGAGTACGGCTACAAGGCCAGGACGGACGCGCGCGGGGAGATCCTCTCGGTGGCACCCTGGTTCCGTGTCCCCTACCCCT GTCAGTGGGGGCTGCCCACGGTGACCTCGGCGGCCGTGCTGGGCATGTTCAGCGCCACGCTGGCCGGCATCATCGAGTCCATCGGGGATTACTACTCCTGCGCGCGGCTGGCGGGGGCGCCCGCTCCCCCGGTGCACGCCATCAACAG GGGCATTTTCACCGAGGGCATCTCCTGCATCATCGCGGGGCTGCTGGGAACCGGCAACGGctccacctcctccagccccaaCATCGGGGTGCTGGGCATCACCAAG gtggggagcaggagggtgaTCCAGTACGGCGCCGGGATCATGATCGTCCTGGGGACCATCGGCAAGTTCACGGCGCTGTTCGCATCGCTGCCAGACCCCATCCTGGGCGGGATGTTCTGCACGCTGTTCG GCATGATCACGGCCGTCGGCCTCTCCAACCTGCAGTTTGTCGACATGAATTCCTCCCGCAACCTCTTCGTGCTGGGCTTCTCCATGTTTTTCGGGCTGACGCTGCCCAACTACCTGGATTCCAACCCCAAGGCCATTAACACAG GCGTCGCTGAGCTGGACCAGATCCTGACGGTGCTGCTGACGACCGAGATGTTTGTGGGGGGCTCCCTCGCCTTCATCCTGGACAACACCATCCCGG GGACGCGCGAGGAGCGGGGACTGGTGCAGTGGAAGGCGGGCGCCCACGCCGACAGCACGTCCTCGGCCAGCCTGAGGAGCTACGACTTCCCCTTCGGGATGGGCACGGTGCGGCGGTGCCGCTGGCTGCGCCACGTGCCCATCTGCCCGCTCTTCACCGGCTTCAGCTGGCGGCCGGGCAAAAGCCGCGCGGCGGTGGCCGAGGGCGCGCAGGAGGGCACCGACGGCCTCGTCGTCTGCACCAAGGTGTGA